Proteins co-encoded in one Kutzneria chonburiensis genomic window:
- a CDS encoding D-arabinono-1,4-lactone oxidase: MVGRLRLGTDTARPAPWQNWAGTARSQPVHVARPRDVSEIAEAVTVAAKDGFTVRPRGSGHSFTSIAATDGVAIDLGEWSGVVHADRDKHLVTVRSGTPLHRLNVELHRLGLAMANLGDIDAQTISGAISTGTHGTGARLGGLSTQVRALELVLADGSVVSCSPDERPELFSAARVGLGALGVISTVTLQCVPAFALKAREFPQPLDAILEKFDAMCGSEDHVEFHWFPHSDRVQVKHNVRLPADAAIAPLSKARQFYEYEVMENSAFSLVCKLGRAVPSVVPTLNRVCASLWSERSYSDHSYRVFTTPRRVRFVETEYAVPRESLHDVLREFRAAIPGLRHPVIVPVEVRVAAADDIPLSTAYGRDSAYIAIHQYVGMPYREYFDLFERIAGTVGGRPHWGKMHTLDSSVLATRYPRFEEFRSLRASVDPNGVFRNAYLDTVLGPV, encoded by the coding sequence ATGGTCGGACGTCTCCGGTTGGGCACCGATACGGCACGCCCGGCGCCGTGGCAGAACTGGGCCGGGACCGCTCGGTCGCAGCCGGTGCACGTGGCTCGGCCGCGTGACGTCAGCGAGATCGCCGAGGCCGTGACCGTCGCGGCCAAGGACGGCTTCACCGTGCGGCCGCGGGGCAGCGGGCACTCGTTCACCAGCATCGCCGCCACCGACGGCGTGGCCATCGACCTCGGCGAGTGGTCCGGTGTCGTGCACGCCGACCGGGACAAGCATCTGGTCACCGTGCGTTCCGGCACGCCGTTGCACCGCTTGAACGTCGAGCTGCACCGGCTCGGCCTGGCCATGGCCAACCTCGGCGACATCGACGCCCAGACCATTTCCGGCGCCATCTCCACCGGCACCCACGGCACCGGCGCCCGCCTCGGCGGCCTTTCCACCCAGGTTCGCGCCTTGGAGCTGGTTCTCGCCGACGGTTCCGTGGTCTCTTGCTCCCCCGACGAGCGTCCCGAGCTGTTCAGCGCCGCCCGCGTCGGTCTCGGCGCCCTCGGCGTCATCAGCACTGTGACGTTGCAGTGCGTGCCCGCCTTCGCCCTCAAGGCGCGGGAGTTTCCGCAGCCATTGGACGCGATCCTGGAGAAGTTCGACGCCATGTGCGGCTCCGAGGACCACGTCGAGTTCCACTGGTTCCCGCACAGCGACCGCGTGCAGGTCAAGCACAACGTCCGGCTGCCCGCCGACGCCGCCATCGCCCCACTCTCGAAGGCTCGGCAGTTCTACGAGTACGAGGTGATGGAGAACAGCGCCTTCAGCCTCGTCTGCAAGCTGGGCCGCGCCGTGCCGTCGGTTGTACCCACCCTCAACCGCGTGTGCGCTTCGCTGTGGTCCGAGCGCTCCTACTCCGACCACTCCTACCGCGTGTTCACCACGCCGCGCCGGGTTCGTTTCGTCGAGACCGAGTACGCCGTTCCACGTGAATCACTGCACGACGTCCTCCGCGAGTTCCGCGCCGCCATCCCCGGCCTGCGCCACCCGGTGATCGTTCCCGTCGAGGTCCGCGTCGCCGCCGCCGACGACATCCCGTTGTCCACCGCTTACGGCCGGGACAGCGCGTACATCGCCATCCACCAGTACGTCGGCATGCCCTATCGGGAGTACTTCGACCTCTTCGAGCGCATCGCCGGCACCGTCGGCGGTCGCCCGCACTGGGGCAAGATGCACACCCTCGACTCCTCGGTGCTCGCCACCCGCTACCCCCGCTTCGAGGAGTTCCGCTCCCTGCGCGCCTCCGTCGACCCCAACGGCGTCTTCCGCAACGCCTACCTGGACACCGTCCTCGGTCCCGTGTGA
- a CDS encoding TetR/AcrR family transcriptional regulator — MPATAVSQGVRVSADLTTDVGPLRRKPVQQRSAQRVERMLEACASLIEELGYDGVTTTLIAERAGVAVGSLYQFFPDKRAVVQALTLRNLERFMANVVQRFDSAELEHWWDAVDSMFDVYVEMHRTVPAFSRLHFGDVVDTRLLDDGKDNNAVIAEGLAALISERFGRSMAELQLPVAVAIEAADGVLKFAFRRNESGDQIVVDEAKALIKGYLSTRLGEPE, encoded by the coding sequence ATGCCTGCCACAGCCGTCAGCCAAGGAGTCCGCGTGTCCGCCGACCTGACCACCGACGTGGGTCCGCTGCGTCGCAAGCCCGTCCAGCAGCGCAGCGCCCAGCGGGTTGAGCGCATGCTCGAGGCGTGCGCCTCGCTGATCGAGGAGTTGGGCTACGACGGCGTGACGACCACGCTCATCGCCGAGCGGGCCGGCGTCGCGGTCGGCTCGCTCTACCAGTTTTTCCCCGACAAGCGCGCGGTCGTGCAGGCGCTGACCCTGCGCAACCTGGAGCGCTTCATGGCCAACGTGGTCCAGCGCTTCGACTCGGCCGAGCTGGAGCACTGGTGGGACGCCGTCGACTCGATGTTCGACGTGTACGTGGAGATGCACCGGACGGTGCCCGCGTTCAGCCGGCTGCACTTCGGCGACGTGGTGGACACCCGGCTGCTCGACGACGGCAAGGACAACAACGCGGTCATCGCCGAGGGCCTGGCCGCGCTGATCTCCGAGCGGTTCGGCCGCTCGATGGCCGAGCTCCAGCTGCCGGTCGCGGTGGCCATCGAGGCGGCCGACGGCGTGCTGAAGTTCGCCTTCCGCCGCAACGAGAGCGGCGACCAGATCGTGGTCGACGAGGCGAAGGCCCTGATCAAGGGCTACCTGTCTACCCGACTGGGCGAACCCGAGTAG
- a CDS encoding amino acid deaminase/aldolase, giving the protein MSPQQQRVRFDSATDGFDPPFALVDLDAFDHNAAELVRRAGGTPIRVASKSVRVRALLERVLAVPGYAGLMTYSLAEAMWLFAEGTCDDLLVGYPTTDRATLQKLAHDEAARAAITIMVDSVDHLDLVDDALGPGHPDIRVCLELDASWRPLNGSRKLHVGPLRSPVHTAAQAAALTRRIVERPGFKLVGIMAYEGQIAGIGDAPPGNPLRGLAVRWMQGKSAAELAERRAAVVSAVRALTPLEFVNGGGTGSLEGTAAEPAVTEVAAGSGLLGPTLFDGYRSFQPRPAALFALPVVRRPGPNVATLFTGGYPASGPIGEDRLPSPYLPAGLKLTKLEAAGEVQTPVTGKAADRLRIGDRVWMRHAKAGELAERFREFHLVRGYQVEQTAPTYRGEGQAFG; this is encoded by the coding sequence GTGTCACCGCAGCAGCAGCGCGTCCGCTTCGACTCCGCGACCGACGGGTTCGACCCGCCGTTCGCGCTGGTCGACCTGGACGCCTTCGACCACAACGCCGCCGAGCTGGTGCGACGGGCCGGCGGCACGCCGATCCGCGTCGCCAGCAAGTCCGTCCGCGTCCGCGCCCTGCTCGAACGGGTGCTCGCGGTGCCGGGCTACGCCGGGCTGATGACCTACTCGCTGGCCGAGGCGATGTGGCTGTTCGCCGAGGGCACCTGCGACGACCTGCTGGTCGGCTACCCGACGACGGACCGGGCGACGCTGCAGAAGCTGGCCCACGACGAAGCGGCCCGCGCGGCGATCACGATCATGGTCGACTCGGTCGACCACCTCGACCTGGTCGACGACGCGCTCGGCCCGGGCCACCCGGACATCCGGGTCTGCCTCGAGCTCGACGCGTCCTGGCGACCGCTCAACGGATCGCGCAAGCTGCACGTCGGCCCGCTGCGCTCGCCGGTGCACACCGCGGCCCAGGCCGCGGCCCTGACCAGGCGAATCGTCGAACGTCCCGGCTTCAAGCTGGTCGGGATCATGGCGTACGAAGGGCAGATCGCCGGTATCGGCGACGCCCCGCCCGGCAACCCCCTGCGCGGCCTGGCGGTGCGCTGGATGCAGGGCAAGTCGGCGGCCGAGCTGGCCGAGCGCCGGGCGGCCGTGGTGTCGGCGGTACGGGCACTGACTCCGCTGGAGTTCGTGAACGGCGGCGGCACGGGCAGCCTGGAAGGCACCGCCGCGGAGCCGGCGGTGACCGAGGTCGCGGCCGGGTCGGGCCTGCTCGGGCCGACCCTGTTCGACGGCTACCGGTCGTTCCAACCCCGGCCGGCGGCGCTGTTCGCGCTGCCGGTGGTCCGCCGCCCCGGCCCGAACGTGGCGACGCTGTTCACCGGCGGCTACCCGGCGTCCGGGCCGATCGGCGAGGACCGGCTGCCCTCGCCGTACCTGCCGGCCGGGCTCAAGCTGACCAAGCTGGAGGCGGCCGGCGAGGTGCAGACGCCGGTCACCGGCAAGGCGGCCGACCGGTTGCGTATCGGCGACCGGGTCTGGATGCGGCACGCCAAGGCCGGCGAGCTGGCCGAGCGGTTCCGCGAGTTCCACCTCGTGCGCGGCTACCAGGTGGAGCAGACGGCCCCCACCTACCGCGGCGAGGGCCAGGCCTTCGGCTGA
- a CDS encoding NAD(P)H-binding protein — protein MRVVIAGGHGQIALKLERLLAARGDSPVGLVRNPAHGDDLRAAGAEAVVCDLESISADELAGHLKDADAVIFAAGAGPNSGTDRKDTVDRAAAVLLADAARLAGVRRYLLVSSMGVGRPLAAGSSESWAAYIAAKSAAEDAVRDTDLEWTVLRPGGLIDDAPTDRIRLETPGTMRGTITRADVAAVLVALLDAPGTAGLTLELIAGDTPIPDAVAALG, from the coding sequence CCGGCGGACACGGCCAGATCGCCCTCAAGCTCGAGCGTCTGCTCGCCGCCCGCGGTGACAGTCCGGTGGGGTTGGTACGCAACCCCGCCCATGGCGATGATCTCCGCGCTGCCGGCGCCGAGGCCGTGGTGTGCGACCTCGAGTCCATCTCCGCCGACGAGCTCGCCGGGCACCTCAAGGACGCCGACGCGGTGATCTTTGCCGCCGGCGCCGGGCCCAACAGCGGGACCGACCGCAAGGACACCGTCGACCGCGCCGCCGCCGTGCTGCTGGCCGACGCCGCTCGTCTTGCCGGTGTTCGTCGTTACCTGCTCGTCAGCTCCATGGGCGTCGGCCGACCCCTCGCCGCCGGCTCCAGTGAGTCGTGGGCCGCTTACATCGCCGCCAAGTCCGCTGCCGAGGACGCCGTCCGTGACACCGACCTAGAGTGGACCGTGCTCCGTCCCGGCGGCCTCATCGACGACGCGCCTACTGATCGGATCCGGTTGGAGACTCCCGGCACCATGCGGGGCACCATCACCCGCGCCGACGTCGCCGCTGTGTTGGTCGCGCTGCTCGACGCCCCCGGCACCGCCGGTCTCACCCTCGAGTTGATCGCCGGAGACACCCCGATCCCCGACGCCGTCGCCGCCCTCGGTTAA
- a CDS encoding GH1 family beta-glucosidase, which produces MSEPVLPSFPDDFLWGVSTSAYQVEGAVSEGGRGRSVWDTFCETPDRVFSGQSGAVACDHYHRYPEDIGLMRDLGVGAYRFSIAWPRVQPEGTGAVNAEGLGFYDRLVDALCEAGITPVATVYHWDTPQPIEDAGGWLNRDTAKHFAEYAGIVGAKLADRVPMWIPINEPMVTTVYGYGIGQYAPGQFLLMDAIPTAHHQNLAHGLAVQALRAAGARQIGSANNHGPVWPATDGPADREAADRASDLINWLFADPVLAGTYPESMHPWLPPGFADDLPTINTPMDFYGVNYYEPTQVSAPSEGNPLPFDLGEVEGYPMTTNGSPVVPDGLRQFLGQLRDRHGDRLPPLQITENGASYDGVDDQERINFLAEHLRSLRLAMHEGADVRGYFVWSLLDNFEWSKGYQPRFGLVDVDYDTLRRTPKASFTWYRDLIRGEH; this is translated from the coding sequence ATGAGCGAGCCCGTCCTCCCATCCTTCCCCGACGACTTCCTCTGGGGGGTCTCCACCTCGGCATATCAGGTGGAGGGTGCCGTCTCTGAGGGTGGCAGGGGCAGGTCGGTCTGGGACACGTTCTGCGAGACACCCGATCGGGTGTTCTCCGGACAGAGCGGCGCGGTCGCGTGCGACCACTACCACCGCTACCCGGAGGACATCGGCCTGATGCGCGACCTCGGCGTCGGCGCCTACCGATTCTCGATCGCCTGGCCACGAGTGCAACCCGAAGGCACCGGCGCCGTCAATGCCGAGGGCCTGGGCTTCTACGACCGGCTGGTCGACGCGCTGTGCGAGGCCGGCATCACGCCGGTCGCCACCGTCTACCACTGGGACACGCCGCAGCCGATCGAGGACGCCGGCGGCTGGCTCAACCGGGACACGGCCAAGCACTTCGCCGAGTACGCCGGGATCGTCGGGGCGAAGCTGGCCGACCGGGTGCCGATGTGGATCCCGATCAACGAACCGATGGTGACCACGGTCTACGGCTACGGCATCGGCCAGTACGCGCCGGGCCAATTCCTGCTGATGGACGCCATCCCGACCGCCCACCACCAGAACCTGGCGCACGGCCTGGCCGTGCAGGCGCTGCGGGCGGCCGGCGCCAGGCAGATCGGCTCGGCCAACAACCACGGCCCGGTCTGGCCGGCCACCGACGGGCCGGCCGACCGGGAGGCCGCGGACCGGGCCAGCGACCTGATCAACTGGCTGTTCGCCGACCCGGTGCTGGCCGGCACCTACCCGGAGTCGATGCACCCGTGGCTGCCGCCGGGCTTCGCCGACGACCTGCCGACGATCAACACCCCGATGGACTTCTACGGCGTCAACTACTACGAGCCGACCCAGGTCTCGGCCCCGTCCGAGGGCAATCCCTTGCCGTTCGACCTGGGCGAGGTCGAGGGTTACCCGATGACCACCAACGGGTCGCCGGTGGTGCCGGACGGGCTGCGCCAGTTCCTCGGCCAGCTGCGCGACCGGCACGGCGACCGGCTGCCGCCGTTGCAGATCACCGAGAACGGCGCCAGCTACGACGGCGTCGACGACCAGGAGCGCATCAACTTCCTGGCCGAGCACCTGCGCTCGCTGCGGCTGGCCATGCACGAGGGGGCCGACGTGCGCGGCTACTTCGTGTGGTCGCTGCTGGACAACTTCGAGTGGTCCAAGGGCTACCAGCCCCGGTTCGGCCTGGTCGACGTCGACTACGACACGCTGCGGCGCACCCCCAAGGCGTCCTTCACCTGGTACCGCGACCTGATCAGAGGTGAGCACTGA